One stretch of Dissulfurimicrobium hydrothermale DNA includes these proteins:
- a CDS encoding MarR family winged helix-turn-helix transcriptional regulator has product MKNSNLRKQAELISRDCIAVRVRLLNRIITNIYDTAMRPYGISLNQASILTIILITGGARYGDICRILHMEKSTLSRNIERMKKNNWIDSIKEGGSGFAVVKITPKGESVLEKAYLAWAKAQDDTLSCLGRDGANALMKLTERFWPMGTIQNK; this is encoded by the coding sequence ATGAAAAACTCTAATCTTCGCAAGCAGGCGGAGCTGATCTCAAGAGACTGTATTGCCGTCAGGGTCAGACTGCTAAATCGCATCATAACAAATATATATGATACGGCCATGCGTCCGTATGGCATAAGCCTCAATCAGGCTAGCATCCTGACGATCATCCTTATTACAGGCGGCGCTAGATACGGTGACATATGCAGGATTCTGCATATGGAGAAATCAACCCTGAGCAGGAATATCGAGCGCATGAAAAAAAATAATTGGATAGACTCCATCAAAGAAGGTGGGAGCGGGTTTGCTGTTGTCAAAATCACCCCCAAAGGCGAAAGCGTCCTTGAGAAGGCGTATCTTGCCTGGGCGAAGGCGCAGGATGATACATTGAGCTGTCTCGGCCGGGATGGAGCCAATGCGTTGATGAAGCTGACGGAAAGGTTTTGGCCGATGGGAACTATCCAAAATAAATAA
- a CDS encoding glycine/sarcosine/betaine reductase selenoprotein B family protein, whose protein sequence is MARLEKIPEPLRSHIADLPCPSFKDEPWVQGSPLSQRRVSLISTAGLHRRDDRPFVGMSGEYRIIPADTKAMDLVMTHISTNFDRTGFQRDWNVVFPLDRLHELAADGVIGSVADYHYSFMGGANPAEMEPSARNMAAILKGDGVDAALLVPVUPLCTRAVGALAHYLESEGIPTTQISLIREHTEIIRPPRALWVPFELGRPLGAPDAADFQRRVLLEALELLETSEGPVLRDFTEEAPGDGPGAEYGEKGLACPASFAPPPGNETGERALVSAFRREVAELRPWYDLNLKRRGRSTVGYFGPEDALELLSRLALGEAIDVPVHNFDLATALRLAATDLRTFYYEAVLARPGSIGLSGASAFKQWFWNKTAAGRLLRVVKERCAEEEDEALRMTGEIFLVPMDQA, encoded by the coding sequence ATGGCAAGACTTGAAAAAATACCAGAACCTCTTCGCTCTCACATAGCGGACCTTCCCTGTCCTTCATTTAAGGACGAGCCATGGGTGCAGGGGTCGCCTCTATCGCAACGGCGGGTGTCCTTAATATCCACCGCCGGACTGCATCGTCGTGACGACCGTCCTTTCGTGGGGATGAGCGGGGAGTACCGTATAATCCCGGCGGACACGAAGGCCATGGATCTGGTGATGACCCACATATCGACCAATTTCGATCGCACCGGCTTCCAGCGGGATTGGAATGTAGTGTTTCCTTTGGATCGGCTCCATGAACTAGCAGCTGATGGCGTCATCGGAAGCGTGGCCGATTACCATTATTCATTTATGGGAGGGGCCAATCCAGCAGAAATGGAGCCGTCAGCGCGCAACATGGCCGCTATTCTAAAGGGTGACGGCGTGGACGCAGCCCTCTTGGTGCCGGTGTGACCGCTCTGCACCCGCGCCGTGGGCGCATTGGCGCATTACCTCGAATCAGAAGGCATTCCCACCACACAGATCAGCCTTATCCGTGAACATACGGAAATCATACGCCCACCTAGGGCGCTCTGGGTACCCTTCGAACTCGGCCGCCCATTGGGCGCCCCTGATGCCGCTGACTTCCAGCGCAGGGTGCTCCTGGAGGCCCTTGAACTTCTGGAGACCTCGGAAGGGCCGGTGCTCCGGGACTTCACCGAAGAAGCGCCTGGGGATGGACCCGGAGCGGAATACGGAGAGAAAGGGTTGGCCTGCCCCGCCAGTTTCGCTCCGCCTCCGGGAAACGAGACGGGTGAGAGGGCGCTCGTATCCGCCTTCAGGCGCGAGGTCGCGGAACTGCGGCCGTGGTATGACCTGAATCTTAAGAGGCGCGGGCGTTCGACGGTCGGATACTTCGGGCCGGAGGACGCCTTGGAACTGCTTTCCCGCCTTGCCTTGGGAGAGGCAATTGATGTGCCAGTGCACAACTTCGATCTGGCTACCGCGCTTCGCCTTGCTGCAACTGACCTCAGGACGTTTTACTACGAGGCAGTGCTGGCCCGGCCAGGCTCGATCGGATTGTCCGGGGCTTCGGCGTTCAAACAATGGTTTTGGAATAAGACAGCGGCTGGAAGGCTTCTAAGAGTGGTCAAAGAAAGATGTGCCGAGGAAGAGGATGAGGCGTTGCGGATGACAGGAGAGATATTCTTGGTTCCAATGGACCAGGCGTGA